In Heliangelus exortis chromosome Z, bHelExo1.hap1, whole genome shotgun sequence, a genomic segment contains:
- the TOMM5 gene encoding mitochondrial import receptor subunit TOM5 homolog, whose protein sequence is MFRIEGLGPKMDPEELRRKMRRDVLTSVRNFLIYVALLRITPFILKKLDSI, encoded by the exons ATGTTCCGGATCGAGGGTCTGGGGCCCAAGATGGACCCCGAGGAGCTGCGGAGGAAGATGCGCCGGGACGTCCTCACCTCCGTCCGAAACTTCCTCATCTACGTGGCGCTGCTAAGGATCA ctcCGTTCATCCTGAAGAAGCTGGACAGTATATGA